In the Chromatiaceae bacterium genome, one interval contains:
- a CDS encoding MBL fold metallo-hydrolase: protein MEPNGLIRVRRSWPANRRVIDAARVVLCGALLVLCGPAFAQCEGRLALQVLGSGGPIADDARASSGYLLWIDGHARLLVDAGGGTFLRFGESGANIEDLEAILLTHLHTDHATDLPALLKGGYFSDRTRPLPVIGPDGAPGWPGVGAFMHGLFAPGSGVFRYLAGFLDGSDQLFETPVVEVDHRSRIAQTVIDEPNLKVRVIGVRHGVVPALGVLIEAGAWSIALTGDQNDDNPQFVELAKGANLLVVDHAIPASAGEVARALHLTPQAIGRMAAEARVGHLVLSHLMARSLRHLEQSRDIIGQRFSGPVSVAEDLACFVIDRGPVAR from the coding sequence ATGGAACCGAACGGCTTGATCAGGGTAAGGCGATCGTGGCCTGCAAACCGCCGGGTGATCGATGCGGCGCGTGTTGTGCTGTGTGGTGCCTTGCTGGTGCTGTGTGGCCCCGCGTTCGCGCAGTGTGAGGGCCGCCTGGCGTTGCAGGTGCTCGGCTCAGGCGGTCCGATCGCGGACGACGCCCGGGCGTCGAGTGGCTATCTGTTGTGGATCGACGGCCATGCACGCCTGCTGGTCGACGCCGGCGGTGGAACCTTCCTGAGGTTCGGCGAATCCGGTGCCAACATCGAAGACCTCGAGGCGATCCTGCTCACCCATCTCCATACCGACCACGCGACCGACCTGCCCGCCTTGCTGAAGGGGGGCTATTTCTCGGATCGCACACGACCGCTACCGGTGATAGGTCCGGACGGCGCGCCGGGCTGGCCGGGCGTTGGGGCGTTCATGCACGGACTCTTTGCACCCGGGTCCGGAGTGTTTCGCTACCTGGCAGGTTTCCTCGACGGCAGCGATCAGCTGTTTGAGACGCCGGTGGTCGAAGTGGACCACAGGAGCCGCATCGCGCAGACGGTGATCGACGAACCCAACCTCAAGGTACGGGTGATCGGAGTGCGGCATGGTGTGGTCCCGGCGCTGGGTGTCTTGATCGAGGCTGGCGCCTGGTCGATTGCGCTCACCGGTGATCAGAACGATGACAACCCGCAGTTCGTCGAGCTGGCGAAGGGTGCGAACCTCCTGGTCGTCGATCATGCGATTCCGGCGTCGGCCGGCGAGGTCGCGCGCGCATTGCACCTGACACCGCAGGCGATCGGCCGCATGGCGGCCGAGGCGCGGGTCGGACATCTGGTGCTGTCCCACCTGATGGCACGCAGCCTGCGGCACCTGGAACAGAGCCGGGACATCATTGGACAGAGGTTCTCCGGCCCTGTATCGGTCGCAGAGGATCTTGCGTGCTTCGTGATCGACCGGGGTCCGGTGGCGCGATGA
- a CDS encoding two-component sensor histidine kinase yields MNENRTFDLFKTFRTMGILVATTLALLLALAVGLAIEGERRLRPLQTDTEALSEAESQLLSLVNGNQATGVPPPMRSTDDELLDAIETLSQRIQVNLQDLETAQDTFLSLTHTAAGGIALLALLLGIMTLLFQRRILRPLHALSALLRRLAVRDYSPQSLLEIDRMLHPVFDSYNTLVNRLARLEQAHEQRHDEMERRVELAVGALVAQRAELGRAERFAAIGEMAAMLAHEIRNPLASIRAACGSLLEEADEPDTRERLDLVIQEVDRLIGIVGQQLDQARHKPEPVEHTDVAGLIEDTAKLVAYQLPDNVALDVKVTRPLETILPPQGLRRALLNLILNAKQAMAPAGGAIHVEARERQHNIVVRVTDDGPGFPEALLEHGVRHFFSTRGEGTGLGLSMVKRFVEQLSGRLHIENHGGGQVSLYIPIRQGASASEGGSALSPGGSSITPV; encoded by the coding sequence ATGAACGAAAACCGGACGTTCGACCTCTTTAAGACCTTCCGCACCATGGGGATCCTGGTCGCTACCACGCTGGCGTTGCTGCTGGCACTCGCTGTCGGACTCGCAATCGAAGGCGAAAGACGGCTGCGCCCGCTGCAGACCGACACCGAGGCGCTTTCCGAAGCCGAGTCCCAACTGCTCAGCCTGGTAAACGGCAATCAGGCGACGGGTGTGCCTCCGCCGATGCGCTCCACGGACGACGAACTGCTGGATGCGATCGAAACGCTGTCGCAGCGGATTCAGGTCAATCTGCAGGACCTGGAGACCGCACAGGACACCTTCCTCTCGCTGACCCATACCGCGGCGGGTGGGATCGCTTTGCTCGCGCTGCTGCTCGGCATCATGACGCTGCTGTTCCAGCGCCGTATCCTGCGCCCACTGCACGCACTGTCGGCCCTGCTGCGGCGACTCGCGGTACGCGACTACTCACCGCAGTCGCTGCTGGAGATCGACCGTATGCTGCATCCGGTATTCGACAGCTACAACACACTGGTCAATCGCCTGGCACGCCTGGAGCAGGCACACGAACAGCGACACGATGAGATGGAGCGACGCGTGGAGCTCGCGGTGGGCGCGCTGGTCGCGCAACGTGCCGAACTCGGGCGTGCCGAACGTTTCGCCGCGATCGGCGAAATGGCGGCGATGCTGGCACACGAGATTCGCAACCCGCTCGCATCGATCCGCGCCGCCTGCGGCTCGCTGTTGGAAGAGGCCGACGAGCCGGACACCCGCGAACGGCTCGACCTGGTGATCCAGGAGGTGGACCGGCTGATCGGCATCGTCGGCCAGCAGCTGGACCAGGCGCGCCACAAGCCGGAGCCCGTCGAGCATACCGACGTGGCCGGTTTGATCGAAGACACGGCAAAGCTGGTCGCGTACCAGTTGCCGGACAACGTCGCACTGGACGTCAAGGTAACGCGACCGCTGGAAACGATACTGCCGCCCCAGGGGCTGCGGCGAGCGTTGCTCAATCTGATCCTGAACGCCAAGCAGGCGATGGCGCCCGCGGGCGGGGCCATCCACGTCGAGGCACGCGAACGTCAGCATAACATCGTCGTCCGCGTAACCGACGATGGCCCGGGCTTTCCCGAGGCACTGCTCGAGCACGGCGTCCGTCACTTCTTTTCGACCCGCGGCGAAGGCACCGGTCTGGGGCTGTCGATGGTCAAGCGATTCGTCGAACAGCTCTCCGGTCGCCTGCACATCGAGAACCACGGCGGTGGCCAGGTGTCGCTCTACATTCCGATTCGCCAGGGCGCGTCAGCGAGCGAGGGCGGTTCGGCGTTGAGTCCCGGCGGATCTTCGATCACTCCGGTATGA